A single region of the Paraburkholderia sprentiae WSM5005 genome encodes:
- a CDS encoding integration host factor subunit alpha — MNEMNSSDFEALLTAQRSAMIRDIPTSPAVVSNETPTLTKAELAELLFDNVGLNKREAKDMVEAFFEVIRDALESGDSVKLSGFGNFQLRNKPQRPGRNPKTGEAIPIAARRVVTFHASQKLKALVENGAEASFAR, encoded by the coding sequence ATGAATGAAATGAACTCGAGTGATTTCGAAGCCCTTCTTACGGCGCAACGCAGCGCCATGATTCGAGATATTCCGACCTCACCCGCCGTCGTTTCGAACGAAACGCCGACGCTCACCAAAGCGGAACTTGCCGAGTTGCTGTTCGACAATGTCGGGCTCAACAAGCGGGAAGCGAAGGACATGGTCGAGGCGTTCTTCGAGGTGATCCGCGATGCACTCGAGAGCGGCGACAGCGTGAAGCTGTCGGGCTTCGGCAACTTCCAGTTGCGCAACAAGCCGCAGCGTCCCGGCAGAAATCCGAAGACAGGCGAGGCGATTCCGATCGCCGCGCGTCGCGTGGTGACGTTTCATGCAAGTCAAAAGCTGAAGGCGCTCGTCGAAAACGGCGCCGAAGCGAGCTTCGCGCGCTGA
- the pheT gene encoding phenylalanine--tRNA ligase subunit beta, whose protein sequence is MQFPESWLRTFVDPQLTTDELSHALTMAGLEVEDLRPAAPPTSKIVVGQVLEVVKHPDADKLNVCQVNAGTGATLNIVCGAPNVAPGIKVPVALVGAQLPPAEVGGAPFAIKLSKLRGVESQGMLCSARELKLSEDHSGLLILPDDTPIGQDIRETLNLDDTVFEIKLTPNKADCLSVFGVARETSAITGAPLRPLEIKAAPVTLNETLPVKISAPDLCGRFSGRVIRGVNARAKSPQWMVERLERSGQRSISALVDISNYVMLELGRPSHVFDLDKIHGGMDVRWGRKGETLKLLNGNTVELDETVGVIADEQHIESLAGIMGGDSTAVTLDTTNIYLEAAFWWPDSIRGRSRKYNFSTDAGHRFERGVDYATTVDHIERITQLILDICGGEAGPVDDQIVNVPKRAPVKMRVSRANRIIGIAMGADEIAQVFTRLGLSFERDGDTFSVMPPSYRFDIEIEEDLIEEVARIYGFEKIPARPPVATSEMRATNETQRSIHAIRHALAARDYAETVNFSFVDAEWEQDFAGNSKPVRLINPIASQLSVMRTTLFGSLIHVLRTNLNRRAADRVRVFEAGRVFLHDPSIKAGELTVEGFAQPKMIGALAYGPALDEQWGALTRTVDFFDVKGDLEALVAPAVARFVKAEHPALHPGRSARIELNGRAVGWIGELHPRWMQKYDLPHAPILFEIEAEALMQRVLPIPSEVSKFPPVRRDIAVVVDQKIEVQALLDELQKALSEPACKAVQKVALFDEFRPKSNTSGGLGAHEKSLAFRVTLQDTGGTLQDETVDLAIQTLVERLARVYGARLRG, encoded by the coding sequence ATGCAATTTCCGGAATCCTGGCTCAGAACTTTTGTCGATCCGCAACTGACCACCGACGAACTGTCGCACGCGTTGACGATGGCGGGTCTCGAAGTCGAGGACCTGCGACCGGCCGCGCCGCCGACCTCGAAAATCGTCGTTGGCCAGGTGCTGGAAGTCGTCAAGCACCCGGATGCGGACAAGCTCAACGTGTGTCAGGTCAACGCGGGCACGGGCGCGACGCTGAACATCGTGTGCGGCGCACCGAATGTTGCGCCCGGCATCAAAGTGCCGGTCGCGCTGGTCGGTGCGCAACTGCCGCCGGCCGAAGTGGGCGGCGCGCCGTTCGCGATCAAGCTGTCGAAGCTGCGCGGCGTGGAAAGCCAGGGCATGCTGTGCTCCGCGCGCGAGCTGAAGCTCTCCGAAGACCACAGCGGTCTGTTGATCCTGCCTGACGACACGCCGATCGGCCAGGACATCCGCGAGACGCTCAACCTCGACGACACCGTGTTTGAAATCAAGCTGACGCCGAACAAGGCCGACTGTCTGTCGGTATTCGGCGTCGCACGCGAAACGTCGGCGATTACCGGCGCGCCGCTGCGCCCGCTCGAAATCAAGGCGGCTCCCGTCACGCTCAACGAAACGCTGCCCGTGAAAATCTCGGCACCGGATCTGTGCGGCCGTTTTTCGGGCCGCGTGATCCGCGGCGTCAATGCGCGCGCGAAGTCGCCGCAATGGATGGTGGAGCGTCTCGAGCGCTCGGGCCAGCGCAGCATCTCCGCGCTTGTCGACATCTCGAACTATGTGATGCTCGAGCTGGGGCGTCCATCGCACGTGTTCGACCTCGACAAGATCCACGGCGGCATGGACGTGCGCTGGGGCCGCAAGGGTGAAACGCTGAAGCTGCTGAACGGCAACACGGTCGAACTCGACGAAACGGTCGGTGTGATCGCCGACGAACAGCATATCGAAAGCCTTGCGGGGATCATGGGCGGCGACAGCACGGCGGTCACGCTCGACACCACCAACATCTATCTCGAAGCCGCCTTCTGGTGGCCCGATAGCATTCGTGGCCGCTCGCGTAAGTACAACTTCTCGACCGATGCGGGCCATCGCTTCGAGCGCGGCGTCGACTATGCCACGACCGTCGATCATATCGAGCGAATCACGCAGCTGATCCTCGACATTTGCGGCGGCGAAGCAGGACCGGTCGACGATCAAATCGTCAATGTGCCGAAGCGCGCACCCGTGAAGATGCGCGTTTCGCGCGCGAACCGCATCATCGGCATCGCGATGGGCGCCGATGAGATCGCGCAGGTGTTCACGCGCCTTGGCTTGTCGTTCGAGCGTGACGGCGATACGTTCTCGGTGATGCCGCCGTCGTACCGCTTCGATATCGAGATCGAAGAGGACCTGATCGAAGAAGTCGCGCGTATCTACGGCTTCGAAAAGATTCCGGCGCGCCCGCCGGTCGCAACCAGCGAAATGCGTGCGACCAACGAGACGCAACGCTCTATCCACGCGATCCGTCATGCGCTAGCCGCGCGCGACTACGCTGAAACGGTGAATTTCAGCTTCGTCGACGCCGAATGGGAGCAGGACTTCGCGGGCAACAGCAAGCCGGTGCGTCTGATCAACCCGATCGCGAGCCAGTTGTCGGTCATGCGCACGACGCTGTTCGGCAGCCTGATTCATGTGCTGCGCACGAACCTGAACCGTCGCGCGGCGGACCGCGTGCGCGTGTTCGAGGCGGGCCGCGTATTCCTGCACGATCCATCGATCAAGGCCGGCGAGCTAACGGTCGAAGGTTTCGCGCAGCCGAAGATGATCGGCGCGCTCGCCTATGGTCCCGCGCTCGACGAGCAATGGGGCGCGTTGACGCGCACCGTCGACTTCTTCGACGTGAAGGGCGACCTCGAAGCGCTGGTCGCGCCGGCGGTGGCGCGGTTCGTGAAGGCTGAACATCCGGCGCTGCATCCGGGACGCAGCGCGCGCATCGAATTGAATGGTCGCGCAGTGGGCTGGATTGGCGAATTGCATCCGCGCTGGATGCAAAAATATGATTTGCCCCATGCGCCGATTCTGTTTGAAATCGAAGCGGAAGCATTAATGCAACGGGTATTGCCGATTCCGTCGGAAGTTTCAAAATTTCCGCCGGTGCGACGTGATATTGCGGTGGTCGTCGATCAGAAAATCGAGGTTCAGGCGTTGCTCGACGAGCTTCAGAAGGCACTGTCCGAACCGGCCTGCAAGGCTGTCCAGAAGGTTGCGCTTTTCGACGAATTCCGTCCAAAATCAAACACTTCCGGCGGCCTTGGCGCGCACGAGAAAAGCCTTGCGTTCCGGGTGACCTTGCAAGATACTGGCGGAACCCTTCAGGATGAAACGGTCGATCTGGCTATTCAAACTCTGGTGGAACGTCTGGCTCGAGTATATGGCGCACGGTTGCGCGGATAA
- the pheS gene encoding phenylalanine--tRNA ligase subunit alpha gives MDLEQIVADAQKAFAEAPDVTSLENEKARFLGKAGALTELLKGLGKLNPETRKTEGARINLVKQQVEAALTARRQALADALLNQRLAAEAIDVTLPGRGANAGSLHPVMRTWERVEQIFRTIGFDVADGPEIETDWYNFTSLNSPENHPARSMQDTFYVDGKDADGRPLLLRTHTSPMQVRYARTNTPPIKVIVPGRTYRVDSDATHSPMFNQVEGLWIDENISFADLKGVYTDFLKKFFERDDILVRFRPSYFPFTEPSAEIDMQFETGKNAGKWLEISGSGQVHPTVIRNMGLDPERYIGFAFGSGLERLTMLRYGVQDLRLFFENDLRFLRQFA, from the coding sequence ATGGATCTGGAACAGATTGTCGCGGACGCGCAAAAAGCCTTCGCAGAAGCCCCGGATGTCACCAGCCTGGAGAATGAGAAAGCGCGCTTTCTCGGTAAAGCGGGTGCGCTGACCGAGCTGTTGAAGGGCCTTGGCAAACTCAATCCCGAGACGCGCAAGACTGAAGGCGCACGGATCAACCTCGTCAAGCAACAGGTCGAAGCCGCGCTGACGGCACGTCGTCAGGCGCTCGCCGACGCGCTCCTGAACCAGCGCCTCGCCGCCGAAGCGATCGACGTCACGCTGCCGGGCCGCGGCGCCAATGCGGGTAGCCTGCACCCGGTGATGCGCACCTGGGAGCGCGTCGAACAGATTTTCCGTACCATCGGATTCGACGTGGCCGACGGCCCCGAGATCGAAACCGACTGGTACAACTTCACTTCGCTGAACAGCCCGGAAAACCATCCCGCGCGTTCGATGCAGGACACCTTCTACGTCGACGGCAAGGATGCCGACGGCCGTCCGCTGCTGCTGCGTACACATACGAGCCCGATGCAGGTCCGCTACGCGCGCACGAACACGCCGCCAATCAAGGTAATCGTGCCAGGCCGCACGTATCGTGTGGATAGCGACGCGACGCATTCGCCGATGTTCAACCAGGTCGAAGGCCTTTGGATCGACGAGAACATCAGCTTCGCGGATCTGAAGGGTGTGTATACCGACTTTCTGAAGAAATTTTTCGAGCGCGACGACATTCTCGTGCGCTTCCGCCCGTCGTATTTTCCGTTTACGGAACCGTCGGCCGAGATCGACATGCAGTTCGAAACGGGCAAGAACGCGGGCAAATGGCTCGAAATCTCGGGCTCCGGCCAGGTGCATCCGACCGTGATCCGCAACATGGGTCTCGACCCGGAGCGCTACATCGGCTTCGCATTCGGCAGCGGCCTCGAACGTCTCACGATGCTGCGTTACGGCGTGCAGGACCTGCGGCTGTTCTTCGAAAACGACCTGCGCTTCCTGCGTCAATTCGCGTGA
- the rplT gene encoding 50S ribosomal protein L20 has protein sequence MPRVKRGVTARARHKKIIKLAKGYRGRRNNVYRIAKQAVMRAGQYAYRDRRNKKRVFRALWITRINAAVRQHDMTYSVFINGLKKASIELDRKVLADMAVFDKAAFAAIVQQVKAAVAA, from the coding sequence ATGCCTCGAGTAAAACGTGGGGTTACCGCACGGGCCCGTCACAAGAAGATCATCAAGCTGGCCAAGGGTTACCGCGGCCGTCGCAATAACGTCTATCGCATCGCCAAGCAGGCGGTCATGCGCGCGGGCCAGTACGCCTACCGCGACCGCCGCAACAAGAAGCGTGTCTTCCGCGCACTGTGGATCACGCGTATCAACGCGGCGGTGCGTCAACATGACATGACGTACAGCGTGTTCATCAACGGCCTGAAGAAGGCGTCGATCGAACTGGACCGCAAGGTGCTGGCCGACATGGCTGTGTTCGACAAGGCTGCTTTTGCTGCGATCGTTCAGCAGGTGAAAGCCGCCGTTGCAGCCTGA
- the rpmI gene encoding 50S ribosomal protein L35, which yields MPKMKTKKSAAKRFVVRPGGTVKRGQAFKRHILTKKSTKNKRHLRGSTAVHDSDLNSVRAMLPFA from the coding sequence ATGCCGAAGATGAAGACCAAGAAGAGCGCTGCGAAGCGCTTCGTGGTGCGTCCGGGCGGTACCGTCAAGCGCGGTCAGGCCTTCAAGCGTCACATTCTTACCAAGAAGTCCACCAAGAACAAACGCCATCTGCGTGGCTCCACGGCAGTTCATGATTCCGATCTGAACTCCGTTCGCGCAATGCTGCCGTTCGCTTAA
- the infC gene encoding translation initiation factor IF-3: MATDKSAHRINGEITAPEVRLVGVENEPLGIVKLADAFRMSEQQDVDLVEIAPQAVPPVCRLMDYGKFKYQEAKKQHEAKLKQKVIQVKEVKFRPGTDDGDYNVKLRNLVRFLEDGDKTKITLRFRGREMAHQEIGMRMLERLRTDLDEVGQVEQMPKMEGRQMIMVLAPKKKK; encoded by the coding sequence ATCGCTACTGATAAGTCTGCGCACCGCATCAACGGTGAAATTACAGCACCCGAGGTGCGACTGGTCGGCGTCGAGAACGAACCGCTCGGCATCGTGAAACTCGCTGATGCGTTCCGCATGTCGGAACAGCAGGACGTGGATCTGGTTGAAATCGCTCCGCAAGCGGTTCCGCCGGTTTGCCGTTTGATGGACTACGGCAAGTTCAAGTACCAGGAAGCGAAGAAGCAGCACGAGGCTAAGCTCAAGCAGAAGGTCATCCAGGTCAAGGAAGTCAAATTCCGCCCCGGTACTGACGACGGTGATTACAACGTCAAGCTGCGCAACCTCGTCCGCTTCCTCGAAGACGGCGACAAGACGAAAATCACGTTGCGTTTCCGTGGCCGTGAAATGGCTCACCAGGAAATCGGCATGCGCATGCTCGAACGCTTACGTACCGACCTCGACGAAGTCGGTCAGGTCGAGCAGATGCCGAAAATGGAAGGGCGCCAGATGATCATGGTGCTCGCTCCGAAGAAAAAGAAGTAA
- the thrS gene encoding threonine--tRNA ligase — MVSIRLPDGSVRQYEHPVTVAEVAASIGPGLAKAALGGKIDGELVDTSTLIDHDVALAIVTEKDADGLDIIRHSTAHLLAYAVKDLYPEAQVTIGPVIDNGFYYDFSYNRPFTPEDLEKIEKRMQELSKKDEPVSRRVVSRDEAVEYFKSIGERYKAEIIESIPASDEIKLYSHGSFTDLCRGPHVPSTGKLKVFKLMKVAGAYWRGDSKNEQLQRIYGTAWTKKEDQEAYLHMLEEAEKRDHRKLGKQLDLFHMQDESPGMVFWHPRGWTLWQQVEQYMRRRVNDAGYLEIKTPLIMDRSLWEASGHWQNYRENMFTTESEKRDYAIKPMNCPGHVQVFNHGLRSYRDLPLRYAEFGSCHRNESSGALHGLMRVRGFVQDDAHIFCTEDQFISESIAFNTLAMSVYRDFGFDNVEIKLSLRPDARAGTDETWDRAEQGLREALTACGVTWEELPGEGAFYGPKVEYHIKDALGRSWQCGTLQLDMVLPERLGAEYVAEDNSRRRPIMLHRAIVGSMERFLGILIEHHAGAMPAWLAPMQVVVMNIAESQAEYARALAQSLQKQGVRVEADLRNEKISYKIREHTLEKVPYLLVVGDKEREAQTVAVRARGGVDMGVMPVDAFIERLRQDVQSFN; from the coding sequence ATGGTTTCGATACGTTTGCCTGACGGTTCGGTTCGACAGTACGAGCATCCGGTGACCGTCGCCGAAGTGGCCGCCTCGATCGGCCCGGGCCTCGCGAAAGCCGCGCTCGGCGGCAAGATCGACGGAGAGCTGGTCGATACGTCCACGCTGATCGATCACGACGTGGCGCTCGCCATCGTCACGGAGAAGGACGCAGACGGTCTCGATATCATTCGCCACTCGACGGCGCACCTGCTCGCGTACGCCGTGAAGGATCTGTACCCGGAAGCGCAAGTCACGATCGGCCCGGTCATCGACAACGGCTTTTATTACGACTTCTCGTACAACCGTCCTTTCACGCCGGAAGATCTCGAAAAGATCGAAAAGCGCATGCAGGAACTCTCGAAGAAGGACGAGCCGGTGTCGCGTCGCGTGGTATCGCGCGACGAAGCGGTCGAGTACTTCAAGAGCATCGGCGAAAGGTACAAGGCCGAGATCATCGAATCGATCCCCGCCAGCGACGAGATCAAGCTGTACTCGCATGGCAGTTTCACGGACCTGTGCCGCGGCCCGCACGTGCCGTCCACTGGCAAGCTGAAGGTCTTCAAGCTGATGAAAGTCGCGGGTGCATATTGGCGCGGCGACTCGAAGAACGAGCAGTTGCAGCGCATTTACGGCACGGCCTGGACCAAAAAGGAAGACCAGGAAGCGTATCTCCACATGCTCGAAGAAGCCGAGAAGCGCGACCATCGCAAGCTTGGCAAGCAGCTCGACCTGTTCCACATGCAGGACGAGTCGCCGGGGATGGTCTTCTGGCATCCGCGCGGCTGGACGCTGTGGCAGCAAGTCGAGCAGTACATGCGCCGTCGCGTGAACGACGCCGGCTACCTTGAAATCAAGACGCCATTGATCATGGACCGCTCGCTGTGGGAAGCGTCCGGCCACTGGCAGAACTATCGTGAAAACATGTTCACGACGGAATCGGAAAAACGCGACTACGCGATCAAGCCGATGAACTGCCCCGGTCACGTGCAGGTGTTCAACCACGGTCTGCGCTCGTATCGCGATCTGCCGCTGCGTTACGCGGAGTTCGGTTCGTGCCACCGCAACGAATCGTCCGGCGCGCTGCATGGACTGATGCGTGTTCGCGGTTTTGTGCAGGACGACGCGCATATTTTCTGTACCGAAGATCAGTTCATCAGCGAATCGATCGCATTCAACACGCTGGCAATGAGCGTCTATCGCGACTTCGGCTTCGACAACGTCGAAATCAAGCTGTCGCTGCGTCCGGATGCGCGCGCCGGCACCGACGAAACGTGGGATCGTGCGGAGCAGGGCCTGCGCGAGGCACTGACGGCGTGCGGCGTCACGTGGGAAGAGCTGCCCGGCGAGGGCGCGTTCTATGGTCCGAAGGTCGAGTATCACATCAAGGACGCGCTCGGCCGCTCGTGGCAGTGCGGTACGCTGCAGCTCGACATGGTGTTGCCGGAACGGCTGGGTGCGGAATACGTCGCCGAAGACAACAGCCGCCGTCGCCCGATTATGCTGCACCGGGCGATCGTCGGATCGATGGAGCGTTTTCTCGGAATTCTGATCGAGCACCATGCCGGTGCGATGCCCGCTTGGCTCGCGCCGATGCAGGTCGTCGTGATGAATATCGCGGAAAGTCAGGCCGAATATGCGCGGGCGCTAGCTCAATCGTTGCAAAAACAAGGGGTTAGAGTCGAGGCCGATTTGCGCAACGAGAAGATTAGCTATAAAATACGCGAGCACACGCTGGAAAAGGTCCCGTACCTGCTGGTGGTCGGTGACAAAGAGCGTGAAGCCCAAACGGTAGCCGTGCGTGCCCGTGGTGGTGTCGATATGGGCGTCATGCCTGTCGACGCCTTCATTGAGCGTCTGCGCCAGGACGTGCAGTCGTTCAACTAA
- a CDS encoding RelA/SpoT family protein codes for MNTETVSNAPHPHRSFDEAMAFVREHAGDVRLSSGELLADHAAGTASIMSKLNVEPPAVLAAALFALTPHLRDPERVIADNFGEEVAQLVGDVRKLLRLGTVSLRAAQNAMPEAGRDAQAARRVQVEALRKMLLAFAQDIRVVLIRLASRLQTLRYYAAAKLTPSPDVARETLDIYAPLANRLGIWQLKWELEDLAFRFEEPHTYKRIAKLLDEKRVERESYVAQAIERLQRELAAAHIRAEVSGRPKHIYSIWRKMRGKELDFAELYDVRAFRVIVPDIKDCYTVLGIVHNLWQPVPKEFDDYISRPKPNGYKSLHTVVIGDDGRAFEVQIRTQEMHRFAEYGVAAHWRYKEAGARGYGGTFTANEKYDEKIAWLRQLLAWKDEVSEGEHGEAGAVQPWEQLRQATLDDDHIYVLTPQARVIALPHGATPIDFAYHLHSELGHRCRGARVDGAMVPLNTPLQNGQTVEIVAVKEGGPSRDWLNPQLGYLQSSRARQKVRAWFNAVELQEHIANGRAMVEKTLQREGKTSVSLDQLATRLGFKTTDDLFSVVGKEEFSLRLVEQALHDAPPPEPEVDAPEKFEKRSSGASVARGASTGVLVVGVDALLTQLARCCRPAPPDDICGFVTRGKGMSVHRSDCATFRRMAERAPERVLQTAWSADVMSGRGHSVYPVDLSIEATDRQGLLRDISEVFAREKMNVIGVKTQSRRNAAFMQFTVEVSSAAQIQRACTLLGEVMGVVRAMRKS; via the coding sequence ATGAACACCGAAACCGTTTCGAACGCGCCTCATCCCCATCGCTCCTTCGACGAAGCGATGGCGTTCGTGCGCGAACATGCGGGCGACGTGCGGCTGTCGTCGGGCGAATTGCTCGCGGATCACGCGGCGGGCACCGCGTCGATCATGAGCAAGCTCAACGTCGAGCCGCCGGCGGTGTTGGCCGCCGCGCTGTTCGCGTTGACACCGCATCTGCGCGATCCGGAGCGCGTGATCGCCGACAACTTCGGCGAAGAAGTCGCGCAACTGGTCGGCGACGTACGCAAGCTGCTGCGTCTCGGCACGGTCAGTCTTCGCGCGGCGCAAAACGCGATGCCCGAGGCCGGGCGCGATGCGCAGGCGGCGCGCCGCGTGCAGGTCGAGGCGCTGCGCAAAATGTTGCTCGCGTTCGCGCAGGACATTCGCGTCGTGCTGATTCGTCTCGCCTCGCGGCTGCAGACACTGCGTTATTACGCGGCGGCGAAGCTCACGCCGTCGCCCGACGTCGCGCGGGAAACACTCGATATCTACGCGCCGCTCGCGAACCGCCTTGGCATCTGGCAATTGAAGTGGGAGCTCGAAGATCTCGCGTTTCGTTTCGAGGAGCCGCACACCTACAAGCGCATTGCGAAGCTGCTCGACGAAAAGCGTGTCGAGCGAGAGAGCTACGTCGCGCAGGCGATCGAACGACTTCAGCGGGAGCTAGCGGCCGCGCATATCCGCGCGGAAGTGAGCGGTCGGCCGAAGCATATCTATAGCATCTGGCGCAAGATGCGCGGCAAGGAGCTCGACTTTGCCGAGTTGTACGATGTTCGCGCGTTTCGCGTGATCGTACCGGACATCAAGGACTGCTACACCGTGCTCGGCATCGTGCACAACCTGTGGCAGCCGGTGCCGAAGGAATTCGACGATTACATCTCCCGGCCGAAGCCGAACGGCTACAAGTCGCTGCACACGGTCGTGATCGGCGACGACGGCCGCGCCTTCGAAGTGCAGATCCGCACGCAGGAAATGCATCGCTTCGCGGAGTACGGCGTGGCCGCGCACTGGCGCTACAAGGAAGCGGGCGCGCGCGGCTATGGCGGCACGTTCACCGCGAACGAGAAATACGACGAGAAGATCGCCTGGCTGCGGCAGTTGCTCGCGTGGAAGGACGAAGTGTCCGAGGGCGAGCATGGCGAAGCGGGTGCGGTGCAGCCGTGGGAGCAGTTGCGCCAGGCCACGCTCGACGACGATCACATCTACGTGCTGACGCCGCAGGCGCGTGTGATTGCGCTGCCGCACGGCGCGACGCCGATCGACTTCGCCTATCACCTGCATAGCGAGCTGGGGCATCGCTGCCGCGGCGCGCGCGTCGACGGCGCGATGGTGCCGCTCAACACGCCATTGCAGAACGGCCAGACGGTCGAGATCGTGGCGGTAAAGGAGGGCGGTCCGTCGCGCGACTGGCTCAATCCGCAGCTCGGCTATCTGCAAAGCTCGCGCGCGCGGCAGAAGGTGCGCGCGTGGTTCAACGCGGTCGAGTTACAGGAGCACATCGCGAATGGTCGCGCGATGGTCGAAAAGACCCTGCAGCGGGAGGGCAAGACCTCGGTCAGTCTCGATCAGCTGGCCACGCGGCTCGGCTTCAAGACCACCGACGACCTGTTTTCCGTGGTCGGCAAGGAGGAATTCAGCCTGAGGCTCGTCGAGCAGGCGCTGCACGATGCGCCGCCGCCCGAGCCCGAGGTCGATGCGCCGGAGAAATTCGAGAAACGCAGCAGCGGCGCAAGTGTCGCGCGCGGCGCGTCGACGGGTGTGCTGGTGGTCGGCGTCGATGCATTGCTCACCCAGCTCGCGCGCTGCTGCCGGCCAGCGCCGCCCGACGACATCTGCGGGTTCGTTACCCGCGGCAAGGGCATGTCGGTACATCGCAGCGATTGTGCAACGTTCCGCCGAATGGCAGAGCGCGCGCCGGAGCGCGTGCTGCAGACCGCGTGGTCGGCGGACGTGATGAGCGGCCGTGGCCACTCCGTCTACCCGGTCGACCTCAGCATCGAAGCGACGGACCGGCAGGGTCTGCTGCGCGACATCTCCGAAGTGTTCGCGCGGGAAAAGATGAACGTGATCGGCGTGAAGACGCAATCGCGCCGCAATGCCGCGTTCATGCAATTTACCGTCGAGGTGTCGAGCGCCGCGCAGATTCAGCGCGCGTGCACGCTGCTGGGCGAAGTCATGGGTGTGGTGCGGGCGATGCGCAAGAGCTGA
- a CDS encoding RidA family protein, giving the protein MAVIRYHVGKRLSEMAVHNGTVYLAGQIAEDDDQDITGQTREVLGHIDRLLAEANSDKSLLLSVQIYISDMAHFAGMNAVWDEWVAQGDTPPRATVEAKLANPKCLVEIVVIAAQRS; this is encoded by the coding sequence ATGGCAGTCATTCGTTACCACGTCGGCAAGCGTCTTTCGGAAATGGCCGTGCACAACGGCACTGTGTACCTCGCGGGTCAGATCGCCGAAGACGACGATCAGGACATCACCGGCCAGACGCGCGAAGTGCTCGGCCACATCGATCGTCTGCTCGCTGAAGCGAACAGCGACAAGTCGCTGCTGCTGTCGGTGCAGATCTACATCTCGGATATGGCGCATTTCGCCGGCATGAACGCCGTATGGGACGAGTGGGTCGCGCAGGGCGACACGCCGCCGCGCGCGACCGTCGAGGCCAAGCTCGCGAATCCGAAGTGCCTCGTCGAAATCGTCGTGATCGCCGCGCAGCGCAGCTAG
- a CDS encoding alpha/beta fold hydrolase, which yields MTATTSAATAGRPAPRQRYVQCASAAGLHRVAYTEWGEPDNPRVLLCVHGLTRSGRDFDRLAADFADNYRVVCPDVVGRGLSSWLANPNLYAVPQYVADMVTLIARLDVDTVDWFGTSMGGLIGMGLAGLPGTPIRKLLLNDVGPHLEPAAVKRIGDYLGKPARFDTLQQGIDYAAQLAQSFGPLTPDEWREINTPLLREESGAWVLRYDPRIAQPFAAITEEAAKLGEAALWHSLASFPGPVLVVRGERSDLLSRETVAKMVTSGRAVSSAEIAGVGHAPAFLAADQIALAREFFIGPAAKAS from the coding sequence ATGACCGCAACGACTTCCGCCGCCACCGCCGGGCGGCCCGCGCCGCGTCAACGTTACGTGCAGTGCGCGAGCGCGGCCGGCCTGCATCGCGTCGCCTATACCGAGTGGGGCGAACCGGACAATCCGCGTGTGCTGCTATGCGTGCACGGACTCACGCGATCGGGGCGCGATTTCGATCGCCTCGCCGCCGACTTCGCCGATAACTATCGCGTGGTGTGCCCGGACGTGGTCGGCCGCGGCTTGTCGTCGTGGCTCGCGAACCCCAACTTGTACGCGGTGCCGCAGTACGTCGCCGACATGGTCACGCTGATCGCGCGGCTCGACGTCGACACCGTCGACTGGTTCGGCACCTCGATGGGCGGCCTGATCGGCATGGGGCTCGCCGGCCTGCCGGGCACGCCGATCCGCAAGCTGCTGCTGAACGACGTCGGTCCGCATCTCGAGCCGGCCGCAGTCAAGCGGATCGGCGATTATCTCGGCAAGCCCGCACGCTTCGATACGCTGCAGCAAGGTATCGACTATGCCGCACAGCTCGCGCAAAGTTTCGGCCCGCTGACGCCGGACGAATGGCGCGAAATCAATACGCCGTTGCTGCGCGAGGAGAGCGGCGCGTGGGTGTTGCGCTATGACCCGCGCATCGCGCAGCCGTTCGCCGCGATCACCGAGGAAGCGGCGAAGCTCGGCGAGGCGGCGCTGTGGCATTCGCTGGCGTCGTTCCCGGGGCCGGTGCTGGTGGTGCGCGGCGAACGGTCGGATTTGCTGTCGCGTGAAACGGTTGCGAAGATGGTGACGAGCGGGCGCGCGGTATCGAGCGCGGAGATCGCGGGCGTCGGGCATGCGCCGGCGTTTCTTGCGGCGGACCAGATCGCGCTTGCGCGGGAGTTCTTCATCGGGCCGGCCGCGAAGGCGTCATAA